The Ralstonia pickettii DTP0602 genome segment GCGCCCGACAGGGTCATGATGCCGTTGATCATGCCGCCCCACGAGGGCGCCAGCAGGATCAGCGAAAACACCATGCCGAGCGACTGCGCCCAGTCCGGCAGCGCGGTGTACTGCAGGTGGTGCGGACCGGCCCACATGTAGGTGAAGTTCAGCGCCCAGAAGTGGACGATGGACAGGCGGTAGGAGTAGATCGGGCGCTCGGCCTGCTTGGGAATGAAGTAGTACATCATCCCGAGGAAGCTGGTGGTCAGGAAAAAGCCCACCGCGTTATGGCCGTACCACCACTGGATCATGGCGTCCTGCACGCCGGCGTAGGCCGAGTAGGACTTCCACAGCGACACCGGCATCTCGATGTTGTTGACGATATGCAGCAGCGCGATGGTCAGGATGTAGGCGCCGAAGAACCAGTTGGCCACGTAGATGTGTTTGGTCTTGCGCTTGACGATGGTGCCGAAGAACACGATCGCGTAGGCGACCCAGACCGCGGTGATCAGCAGGTCGATTGGCCATTCCAGTTCGGCGTATTCCTTGGAGCTGGTGATGCCCAGCGGCAGCGTGATGGCGGCGGCGACGATGACCAGCTGCCAGCCCCAGAACGTGAAGGCGGCCAGCGGGCCGCAGAACAGCCGTGTCTGGCAGGTACGCTGGACCACGTAGTACGACGTGGCGAACAGCGCGCTACCACCAAAGGCAAAGATCACCGCATTGGTATGCAGCGGCCGCAGGCGGCCGAACGACAGCCAGGGCGTGTTGAAGTTGAGTTCCGGCCAGATCAGCTGTGCTGCCAGCAGCACGCCGACGGCCATGCCGACGATCCCCCAGACTACTGTCATGACAGCGAACTGTCTTACGACGCCGTAATTGAAGGTGTCGACGCGTGAAGACGCGGCAGTGACATCCATTCAGACCCCCAAGCTTAGAGAAGA includes the following:
- a CDS encoding cytochrome oxidase subunit I (CcoN; FixN~K00404: ccoN; cytochrome c oxidase cbb3-type subunit I [EC:1.9.3.1]), which translates into the protein MDVTAASSRVDTFNYGVVRQFAVMTVVWGIVGMAVGVLLAAQLIWPELNFNTPWLSFGRLRPLHTNAVIFAFGGSALFATSYYVVQRTCQTRLFCGPLAAFTFWGWQLVIVAAAITLPLGITSSKEYAELEWPIDLLITAVWVAYAIVFFGTIVKRKTKHIYVANWFFGAYILTIALLHIVNNIEMPVSLWKSYSAYAGVQDAMIQWWYGHNAVGFFLTTSFLGMMYYFIPKQAERPIYSYRLSIVHFWALNFTYMWAGPHHLQYTALPDWAQSLGMVFSLILLAPSWGGMINGIMTLSGAWHKLRTDPILKFLVVALSFYGMATFEGSMMSIKTVNALSHYTDWTIGHVHSGALGWVAMISIGSLYYLIPRLFGEKQMYSVRLIEWHFWIATIGVVLYIASMWIAGVMEGLMWRATQPDGTLTYAFVEAVKAKYPFYLIRLLGGVCFLSGMLLMAYNTVKTIVGKRAVDAPIPASIPASAH